The following are encoded in a window of Hippoglossus hippoglossus isolate fHipHip1 chromosome 23, fHipHip1.pri, whole genome shotgun sequence genomic DNA:
- the rint1 gene encoding RAD50-interacting protein 1 isoform X2 — translation MWMGNSSTFMDEKIQPILDRAGAAISARVELWRGLLSLVQEKVASDASRLLYDDVLLSHLVEEVLQFEKELRSNQSYPAGLPGLLHLLLDDAVLQKWLTVERKMAVEKMDAMLSAEGAWSSQYKDISDMDELKAPDCAETFMTLLQVITERYRALPCHSAQLKFLGLQRELVDDFRIRLTQVMKEESRCPLGARYCAILNAVNYISTILGDWGDNVFFLQLQQAAVSLGDEAVLGGLGVMELGRLASLEGSLFEGLLALLDRLKGDMMGRLLEWTMREITEKAKQYSHDRWLSLPSPHDQSTMSLSSSACPMMLCVRDRLLNLHQVLSLTLFQLAWQGLADRLDNFLYQDVILSNHFSDGGAAQLQFDMTRNLFPLFGHYCKRPENFFKHVKEACIILCLNVGSAILLRNLLKESEEETKDWAGAEDPPPESALNELGVYCLAPCDVLILLNLRASWPGQ, via the exons ATGTGGATGGGGAACAGCTCGACCTTCATGGACGAGAAGATCCAGCCGATCCTGGACCGAGCTGGGGCCGCCATCAGTGCCAGG gtggagCTCTGGCGAGGCCTATTGTCTCTGGTGCAGGAGAAAGTGGCCAGCGACGCTTCCAGGCTGCTGTACGACGACGTGCTCCTCTCTCacctggtggaggaggtgcTGCAGTTCGAGAAGGAGCTCCGGAGCAACCAGTCGTACCCGGCGGGGCTGCCCGGtctgctccacctcctgctcGATGACGCAGTCCTTCAGAAGTGGCTCACTGTGGAAAGAAAGA TGGCAGTGGAGAAGATGGACGCCATGCTGTCGGCCGAGGGAGCGTGGAGCTCTCAGTACAAAGACATCAGTGATATGGACGAGCTGAAGGCGCCAGATTGTGCTGAGACTTTCATGACTCTGCTACAGGTCATCACCG AGCGGTACCGGGCCTTACCCTGTCATTCTGCACAGCTGAAGTTTCTGGGGCTGCAGAGAGAGCTGGTGGATGATTTCCGCATACGACTCACCCAG gtAATGAAGGAGGAGTCTCGCTGTCCCCTCGGTGCCCGTTACTGTGCCATCCTCAATGCTGTCAACTACATTTCCACCATCCTGGGAGACTGGGGAGACAACGTG tttttcctccagctgcagcaggcgGCGGTTTCACTGGGAGACGAGGCGGTGCTGGGAGGCCTCGGGGTGATGGAGTTGGGCCGTCTGGCCTCTCTGGAGGGCTCTCTGTTCGAGGGTCTGTTAGCGCTGCTGGATCGACTGAAAGGAGACATGATGGGAAGACTGCTGGAATGGACCATGAGGGAAATCACAGAGAAAGCCAAACAATACTCCCACGACAG GTGGCTGTCTCTACCCTCCCCGCATGACCAGTCCACCATGTCCCTGTCCAGTTCGGCATGTCCCATGATGCTGTGCGTGAGGGACAGACTGTTGAACCTTCATCAGGTCCTGAGTCTGACTCTGTTCCAACTCGCCTGGCAGGGCCTGGCGGACAGACTCGACAACTTTCTCTACCAGGAT GTGATCCTGTCAAATCATTTCAGCGATGGCGGAGCCGCTCAGCTTCAGTTCGACATGACCAgaaatctgtttcctctgtttggTCACTACTGCAAAAGACCCGAGAACTTCTTTAAGCa TGTGAAGGAGGCGTGCATCATCTTGTGCCTGAACGTGGGCTCTGCTATTCTGCTAAGGAACCTCCTCAAAGAGTCCGAGGAGGAGACGAAAGACTGGGCAGGTGCAGAGGATCCCCCGCCCGAGTCTGCGCTCAATGAGTTGGGGGTTTACTGCTTGGCACCGTGCGACGTGCTCATTCTCCTCAACCTCAGAGCCTCCTGGCCTGGACAGTGA